In one window of Paracoccus saliphilus DNA:
- the ahcY gene encoding adenosylhomocysteinase, translated as MTDHIIKDISLADYGRRELDIAETEMPGLMALRAEYGAAQPLKGARIAGSLHMTIQTAVLIETLVALGAEVRWASCNIFSTQDHAAAAIAAGGTPVFAIKGETLEEYWDYCDRIFLFEEGANLILDDGGDATLYILLGARVEAGETDLIETPTSEEEEALFAQIKKRMAASPGWFTRQRDQLQGVSEETTTGVHRLYDLHKKGLLPFPAINVNDSVTKSKFDNKYGCKESLVDGIRRATDTMMAGKTALVCGYGDVGKGSAASLRGAGARVKVTEVDPICALQAAMDGFEVVTLEDVVASADIFITTTGNRDVIRIEHMREMKDMAIVGNIGHFDNEIQVAALKNHKWTNIKDQVDMIEMPSGSRIILLSEGRLLNLGNATGHPSFVMSASFTNQVLAQIELWTKGDEYRPGVYILPKALDEKVARLHLDKIGVKLTQLSPEQAEYIGVTPEGPFKSDHYRY; from the coding sequence GTGACCGATCACATCATCAAGGATATTTCGCTTGCCGATTACGGCCGCCGCGAACTTGACATCGCCGAGACGGAGATGCCGGGCCTGATGGCGCTTCGTGCGGAATATGGCGCGGCGCAGCCGCTGAAGGGCGCGCGGATCGCGGGTTCGTTGCACATGACGATCCAGACGGCGGTGCTGATCGAGACGCTGGTCGCGCTCGGTGCCGAGGTGCGGTGGGCGTCGTGCAACATCTTCTCGACCCAGGACCACGCCGCGGCCGCGATCGCCGCCGGGGGCACCCCGGTCTTCGCCATCAAGGGCGAAACGCTGGAGGAATACTGGGATTACTGCGACCGCATCTTCCTGTTCGAGGAGGGCGCCAACCTGATCCTCGACGATGGCGGCGACGCGACGCTCTACATCCTCCTGGGCGCGCGGGTGGAGGCCGGCGAGACCGACCTGATCGAAACGCCGACCAGCGAAGAGGAAGAGGCGCTGTTTGCCCAGATCAAGAAGCGGATGGCGGCAAGCCCCGGCTGGTTCACCAGGCAGCGCGACCAGCTGCAAGGCGTCAGTGAAGAAACCACGACCGGCGTGCACCGCCTCTATGACCTGCACAAGAAAGGGCTGCTGCCCTTCCCGGCGATCAACGTCAATGACAGCGTCACCAAGTCGAAATTCGACAATAAATACGGCTGCAAGGAATCGCTGGTCGACGGCATCCGCCGCGCCACCGACACGATGATGGCCGGCAAGACCGCCCTGGTCTGCGGCTATGGCGATGTCGGCAAGGGTTCGGCGGCAAGCCTGCGCGGCGCCGGTGCGCGGGTGAAGGTGACCGAAGTCGATCCGATCTGCGCGCTACAGGCGGCGATGGACGGGTTCGAGGTGGTGACGCTGGAAGACGTGGTGGCCTCTGCCGATATCTTCATTACCACCACCGGCAATCGCGACGTGATCCGCATCGAGCATATGCGCGAGATGAAGGACATGGCGATCGTCGGCAATATCGGCCATTTCGACAACGAGATCCAGGTCGCGGCGCTGAAGAACCACAAATGGACCAATATCAAGGATCAGGTGGACATGATCGAGATGCCTTCGGGCAGCCGGATCATCCTGCTCTCCGAGGGGCGTCTGCTGAACCTCGGCAACGCGACCGGGCATCCGTCCTTCGTGATGTCGGCCAGCTTCACCAACCAGGTGCTCGCCCAGATCGAGCTGTGGACCAAGGGCGATGAATACCGGCCCGGCGTCTACATCCTGCCGAAAGCACTGGATGAAAAAGTCGCGAGGCTGCATCTGGACAAGATCGGGGTAAAGCTGACACAACTGTCCCCGGAGCAGGCCGAATATATCGGTGTGACACCCGAAGGCCCCTTCAAATCAGATCATTACCGGTACTGA
- the metK gene encoding methionine adenosyltransferase, with amino-acid sequence MTEYSLFTSESVSEGHPDKIADQISDAILDAIMAEDARARVACETMVKTGVAIISGEITTSAWVDLESIVREVINDIGYDSSEVGFDGATCSVINIIGKQSPEINQGVDREKLEEQGAGDQGLMFGYASDETDVLMPAPITYAHRLVERQSKVRRNGILPWLRPDAKSQVTLRYGADGRPEGIDAVVLSTQHNPDIALADLREAVIEEIIRPVLPTEWLSSETKYLINPTGKFVIGGPVGDCGLTGRKIIVDSYGGMARHGGGAFSGKDPSKVDRSAAYAGRWVAKNIVAAGLASRCEIQVSYAIGEAQPTSISLNTFGTETVPHDRIVAAVREVFDLRPFAIIRDLDLLHPIYRPTASYGHFGRDPYTLNGAIAFSWEKTDRAEALKAAVS; translated from the coding sequence ATGACCGAATATTCGCTGTTCACCTCGGAATCCGTCTCCGAGGGCCATCCCGACAAGATTGCCGACCAGATCTCGGACGCGATCCTCGACGCCATCATGGCCGAAGACGCACGGGCTCGCGTCGCCTGCGAGACGATGGTGAAAACCGGTGTCGCGATCATCTCGGGAGAGATAACCACCAGCGCTTGGGTGGATCTGGAATCGATCGTGCGCGAGGTCATCAATGATATCGGCTACGATTCCTCCGAGGTAGGTTTCGATGGGGCGACCTGTTCGGTCATCAATATCATCGGCAAGCAATCGCCCGAGATCAACCAGGGCGTCGACCGCGAAAAGCTCGAAGAGCAGGGTGCCGGCGACCAGGGGCTGATGTTCGGCTATGCCTCGGACGAGACCGATGTGCTGATGCCCGCCCCGATCACCTATGCGCATCGCCTGGTCGAGCGGCAGTCCAAGGTTCGCCGCAACGGCATCCTGCCATGGCTGCGCCCGGACGCGAAATCGCAGGTGACATTGCGTTACGGCGCGGATGGCCGGCCCGAGGGCATCGATGCCGTGGTACTATCGACCCAGCATAACCCGGATATCGCGCTGGCCGATCTGCGCGAGGCGGTGATCGAAGAGATCATCAGGCCGGTCCTGCCCACCGAATGGCTGTCGAGCGAGACGAAATATCTGATCAACCCGACCGGTAAATTCGTCATTGGCGGCCCGGTGGGCGATTGCGGCCTGACCGGGCGCAAGATCATCGTCGACAGCTATGGCGGCATGGCCCGTCACGGCGGCGGAGCCTTTTCCGGCAAGGATCCCTCCAAGGTGGACCGCTCGGCCGCCTATGCGGGGCGTTGGGTGGCCAAGAATATCGTGGCGGCGGGGCTGGCCAGCCGGTGCGAGATCCAGGTGAGCTATGCCATTGGCGAGGCCCAACCGACCTCGATCTCGCTGAATACCTTCGGAACGGAAACTGTTCCGCATGACAGGATCGTCGCGGCGGTGCGCGAGGTGTTCGACCTGCGCCCCTTCGCGATCATTCGTGACCTGGACCTGCTGCACCCGATCTATCGCCCCACGGCCAGCTATGGCCATTTCGGGCGCGATCCCTACACGTTGAACGGCGCCATCGCGTTCAGCTGGGAAAAGACCGATCGGGCAGAGGCGCTGAAGGCGGCGGTCAGCTGA
- a CDS encoding type II toxin-antitoxin system RatA family toxin, whose protein sequence is MPHHQDNRDLPYTACQMFDLVADVESYPQFLPWNSAARIRSRQTRPDGAEEIAADLVISFKVFRERFGSRVVLWPADPETGTLKIDTEYLEGPFKYMRSGWSFTDRPEGGSRVEFFVDFEFRNAILQRLIGVVFHEAMSRIVKAFEDRARALYG, encoded by the coding sequence TTGCCGCATCACCAGGACAATCGCGACCTTCCCTACACCGCCTGCCAGATGTTCGACCTCGTGGCAGATGTGGAAAGCTACCCTCAATTCCTGCCCTGGAACAGCGCGGCCCGCATCCGCTCGCGCCAGACCCGCCCGGATGGGGCAGAGGAGATCGCAGCCGACTTGGTCATCAGCTTCAAGGTCTTCCGGGAACGTTTCGGCAGCAGGGTCGTGCTCTGGCCCGCTGATCCCGAGACCGGGACCTTGAAGATCGACACCGAATATCTGGAAGGGCCTTTCAAGTATATGCGCAGCGGCTGGAGCTTCACCGACCGCCCCGAAGGTGGCAGCCGTGTCGAGTTCTTCGTCGATTTCGAGTTCCGCAACGCCATCCTGCAACGCTTGATCGGCGTGGTGTTTCACGAGGCCATGTCCCGCATCGTCAAGGCCTTCGAAGATCGCGCCCGTGCGCTTTACGGCTAG
- a CDS encoding neutral zinc metallopeptidase, translated as MRWRGRRGSGNIEDRRGMRRTRAGGVGVVGMLAVLAVGYFFGIDITPIVQGLDQGQPQQQQDAPLSEADQEYGEFVSVVLADTEEVWGAILPDQAGIDYADPTLVLFSGAVQSACGGASAAMGPFYCPGDRKVYLDTDFFDLMAQRMGAGGDFAAAYVIAHEIGHHVQNLTGVLGQVNSMRSRASQSDSNALSVLTELQADCYAGIWARQAQERFGTLEEGDLAEAMGAAEAVGDDVIQANAGRTPMPDSFTHGSAEQRQTWLMRGFRSGEMAQCDSFKEAGL; from the coding sequence ATGAGATGGCGAGGCAGGCGCGGCAGCGGCAATATCGAGGATCGGCGCGGGATGCGCCGGACACGCGCCGGAGGTGTCGGCGTCGTGGGCATGTTGGCGGTTCTGGCGGTCGGCTATTTCTTCGGCATCGATATCACGCCCATCGTCCAGGGGCTGGATCAGGGGCAGCCCCAGCAGCAGCAAGACGCGCCGCTCAGCGAGGCCGACCAGGAATATGGCGAATTCGTCTCGGTCGTGCTGGCCGATACCGAGGAGGTCTGGGGGGCGATCTTGCCAGACCAGGCAGGTATCGATTACGCCGATCCGACCCTTGTGCTGTTCAGCGGCGCGGTGCAATCCGCATGTGGCGGGGCCTCGGCTGCGATGGGCCCGTTCTACTGCCCCGGAGACCGCAAGGTCTATCTGGATACCGATTTCTTCGACCTGATGGCGCAGCGGATGGGGGCGGGGGGCGATTTCGCCGCCGCCTATGTGATCGCGCATGAGATCGGCCACCATGTCCAGAACCTGACCGGAGTCCTGGGGCAGGTGAACTCGATGCGCAGCCGCGCCAGCCAGTCGGATTCCAACGCGCTGTCGGTGCTGACCGAGTTGCAGGCCGATTGCTATGCCGGCATCTGGGCACGTCAGGCGCAGGAACGTTTCGGCACGCTGGAAGAGGGCGATCTGGCCGAGGCCATGGGCGCCGCCGAAGCTGTCGGCGATGATGTCATCCAGGCCAATGCCGGTCGTACGCCGATGCCCGACAGTTTCACCCATGGCAGTGCAGAGCAGCGGCAGACATGGCTGATGCGGGGGTTCCGTTCAGGCGAGATGGCGCAATGCGACAGTTTCAAGGAGGCCGGGCTGTAG
- a CDS encoding YqaA family protein yields MLRKLYDWTMGLAAHRHAMPALFGVSFIESSIFPIPPDVLMIPMVLARKARAFIIAAVATIGSVLGGLLGYWIGAALMGSVGQWVLTVYGKEDAYHQLAARFAEYGGWAVLFAALTPFPFKVITIFSGAVGFSLPLFVLTAVIGRAGRFFVVAALLWRFGPPIRDFIERRLGLVFTVFMVGLVGGFVALRYL; encoded by the coding sequence ATGCTGCGCAAGCTATATGACTGGACCATGGGGCTTGCCGCGCATCGGCATGCGATGCCGGCCCTGTTCGGGGTCAGTTTCATTGAAAGCTCTATCTTTCCGATCCCGCCGGATGTGCTGATGATTCCCATGGTGCTGGCGCGAAAGGCGCGGGCATTCATCATCGCGGCCGTGGCGACGATCGGATCGGTGTTGGGCGGGCTGTTGGGATATTGGATCGGAGCGGCGCTGATGGGAAGCGTCGGGCAGTGGGTGCTGACTGTCTATGGCAAGGAGGATGCCTATCACCAGCTTGCCGCCCGTTTCGCCGAATATGGCGGATGGGCAGTGCTGTTTGCCGCGTTGACGCCCTTTCCCTTCAAGGTCATCACGATCTTTTCAGGCGCCGTGGGTTTCTCTTTGCCGCTATTCGTGCTGACTGCGGTCATCGGACGCGCGGGACGGTTCTTCGTCGTCGCCGCGCTTCTGTGGCGGTTCGGACCGCCCATCCGCGACTTTATCGAGCGGCGGTTGGGATTGGTCTTCACCGTCTTCATGGTCGGCCTCGTCGGAGGCTTTGTCGCGCTGAGGTATCTATGA
- a CDS encoding disulfide bond formation protein B, producing MNATRLALLAGGGSAALLLAALGFQAVGYAPCELCILQRWPHLAAVIIAGLILLTGRVRALAVLGMVAAGVAMGLAIYHSGVEMAWWPGPSHCSGGIGDIANMSTKDLMSKLQEAPVVRCDEVAWRFLGLSMASWNAVFSACLAVVWGMAARRER from the coding sequence ATGAACGCAACTCGGTTGGCTCTTCTCGCCGGAGGCGGATCGGCGGCACTGCTGCTGGCCGCATTGGGTTTTCAGGCGGTGGGATACGCGCCCTGCGAATTATGCATCCTGCAACGCTGGCCGCATCTGGCCGCAGTGATCATCGCCGGGTTGATCCTGCTGACAGGGCGGGTCCGGGCGCTGGCCGTGCTGGGGATGGTCGCGGCCGGAGTGGCGATGGGGCTCGCGATCTATCACAGCGGAGTCGAGATGGCATGGTGGCCCGGCCCCTCGCATTGCTCGGGCGGAATCGGTGATATCGCCAACATGTCGACGAAAGACCTGATGTCGAAACTGCAGGAAGCCCCGGTGGTGCGCTGCGACGAGGTGGCATGGCGCTTTCTCGGCCTGTCCATGGCAAGTTGGAACGCGGTGTTTTCGGCCTGCCTTGCCGTGGTCTGGGGAATGGCGGCGCGCCGGGAACGCTGA
- the gyrA gene encoding DNA gyrase subunit A, with the protein MAHDGPLIDISSEMRTSYLDYAMSVIVSRAIPDLRDGLKPVHRRILYAMNETGNSHDKPYRKSARPIGDVMGKYHPHGDSAIYDALVRMAQNFSMSLPLLDGQGNFGSMDGDPPAAMRYTEVRMDKPANYLLMDIDKDTVDFQDNYDGKDREPTVLPARFPNMLVNGAGGIAVGMATNIPPHNLGEIVDATLALIENPDLPTERILEIVPGPDFPTGGLILGRSGARKAYLEGRGSVIIRAKTHIEEPRKDRYAIVLDEIPYQVNKSNLIERIADLAKEKRVEGISNVQDESDRSGVRVVIELKRDATPDVVLNQLFRFTPMQTHFGCNMLALNGGRPEQLALRDFLTYFISFREEIVARRTAYELRRARERSHILCGLAVAVSNVDEVVATIRSSADAPEARARLMERRWPAHDIAEYLRLIDDPLHPINEDGTYNLSETQARAILDLRLQRLTQIGVKEVTDELQELADAIREYLAILASRERIMGIISDELREVKELFAVPRRTEITEWSGDMMDEDLIEREDMVVTITSGGYIKRTALAEFRAQRRGGKGLSGMATKEDDVVTTLFVANTHTELLFFTTDGMVYRLKTWRLPLGGRTARGKAIVNILPIDPGVSIAALMPVNAPESEWDRYQVVFATSQGDVRRNALSDFANVRSNGKIAMKLPEDVSLVAARMATEDDDVMMVTAGGRAIRFSTTAVRVFKGRDSTGVRGIRLAKGDSVVSMSVIRHFEADPAERAAYLKMRRAVAGALDDGAEADEDEDTVEEGSITQERYAEMSAAEDLILTISAKGAGKISSSHDYSVRGRGGQGVMAMDKAMRGGPLVASFPVESDDQIMLATSTGQSIRVPVEGISFRSRSAGGVRVFNTAKGEVVVSVARVAEQSDAEDEDNGEAEE; encoded by the coding sequence ATGGCACATGACGGGCCGTTGATCGACATCTCTTCCGAGATGCGGACATCCTATCTCGACTATGCGATGTCGGTGATCGTCAGCCGGGCGATTCCCGATCTGCGCGACGGGCTCAAGCCCGTTCATCGCCGCATTCTCTATGCGATGAACGAGACCGGGAACAGCCATGACAAGCCCTATCGCAAATCGGCCCGCCCCATCGGCGACGTGATGGGGAAATACCACCCGCATGGCGACAGCGCGATCTATGACGCACTGGTGCGGATGGCGCAGAATTTCTCGATGTCGCTGCCGTTGCTGGACGGCCAGGGCAATTTCGGCTCGATGGATGGCGATCCCCCGGCCGCGATGCGTTACACCGAAGTGCGCATGGACAAGCCGGCCAATTACCTGCTGATGGATATCGACAAGGACACGGTCGATTTCCAGGACAATTACGATGGCAAGGATCGCGAACCCACGGTTCTGCCCGCGCGCTTCCCGAACATGCTGGTCAATGGTGCGGGGGGCATCGCCGTCGGCATGGCCACCAATATCCCGCCGCATAACCTGGGCGAGATCGTGGATGCGACGCTGGCATTGATCGAAAACCCCGACCTGCCGACCGAACGCATCCTCGAGATCGTTCCCGGCCCGGATTTCCCCACTGGCGGGCTGATCCTTGGCCGTTCCGGCGCGCGCAAGGCCTATCTGGAGGGGCGCGGCAGCGTCATCATCCGTGCGAAAACCCATATCGAGGAACCGCGCAAGGACCGCTACGCCATCGTTCTGGACGAGATCCCCTATCAGGTAAACAAATCCAACCTGATCGAGCGTATCGCAGATCTGGCCAAGGAAAAGCGCGTCGAGGGAATTTCCAACGTTCAGGACGAATCCGACCGCTCTGGCGTGCGCGTGGTGATCGAGCTGAAACGGGACGCGACGCCCGACGTGGTGCTGAACCAGCTGTTCCGTTTCACGCCCATGCAGACCCATTTCGGCTGCAACATGCTGGCCCTGAACGGTGGGCGGCCCGAGCAGTTGGCGCTGCGCGATTTCCTCACCTATTTCATCAGCTTCCGTGAAGAGATTGTTGCACGGCGGACGGCTTATGAGTTGCGCCGGGCGCGTGAACGCAGCCATATTCTCTGTGGTTTGGCGGTCGCGGTCAGCAATGTCGACGAGGTTGTCGCAACCATCCGGTCTTCGGCCGACGCACCCGAGGCGCGGGCGCGGCTGATGGAGCGTCGCTGGCCTGCGCATGACATCGCCGAGTATCTGCGGCTGATCGACGATCCACTGCATCCGATCAACGAGGACGGCACCTATAACCTGTCCGAGACGCAGGCACGCGCCATTCTGGACCTGCGGCTGCAGCGGCTGACGCAGATCGGCGTCAAGGAGGTCACCGACGAGCTGCAGGAACTGGCCGATGCTATCCGCGAATACCTTGCGATTCTCGCTTCACGTGAGCGGATCATGGGTATCATCAGCGACGAGTTGCGCGAGGTGAAGGAACTCTTCGCCGTACCGCGGCGAACCGAGATCACCGAATGGTCCGGCGACATGATGGACGAGGACCTGATCGAGCGCGAGGACATGGTCGTCACCATCACCTCGGGCGGCTATATCAAGCGGACTGCCCTGGCAGAATTCCGCGCGCAGCGCCGCGGCGGCAAGGGCCTGTCGGGAATGGCAACCAAGGAGGACGACGTGGTGACCACGTTGTTCGTCGCCAACACCCATACCGAATTGCTGTTCTTCACGACCGACGGCATGGTCTACCGGCTCAAGACCTGGCGCCTTCCGCTTGGCGGGCGGACCGCCAGAGGCAAGGCGATCGTCAATATTCTGCCCATCGATCCGGGCGTTTCCATCGCCGCACTGATGCCGGTGAACGCGCCGGAAAGCGAATGGGACAGGTATCAGGTCGTCTTTGCCACCTCGCAGGGCGATGTGCGCCGCAACGCCCTGTCGGATTTCGCCAATGTCCGTTCGAACGGCAAGATCGCGATGAAATTGCCCGAGGATGTCAGCCTCGTCGCCGCGCGCATGGCGACCGAGGATGACGACGTCATGATGGTGACCGCCGGAGGCCGGGCAATCCGCTTCTCCACCACCGCGGTACGGGTCTTCAAGGGCCGCGATTCAACCGGGGTGCGCGGCATCAGACTGGCCAAGGGTGACAGCGTCGTCAGCATGTCGGTCATCCGGCATTTCGAGGCCGATCCAGCCGAACGCGCCGCCTATCTCAAGATGCGCCGCGCGGTGGCCGGTGCGCTGGATGACGGGGCCGAGGCGGATGAGGACGAGGACACGGTCGAAGAAGGCAGCATCACGCAGGAACGCTATGCCGAGATGTCGGCGGCCGAAGACCTGATCCTGACGATCTCCGCCAAGGGGGCGGGCAAGATCAGTTCTTCCCATGACTATTCCGTCCGCGGACGCGGCGGTCAGGGCGTGATGGCGATGGACAAGGCGATGCGCGGCGGCCCCCTGGTCGCCAGCTTCCCGGTGGAGTCGGATGATCAGATCATGCTCGCCACCTCGACCGGCCAGTCGATCCGCGTACCGGTGGAAGGGATCAGCTTCCGTTCGCGTTCTGCAGGCGGAGTGCGGGTCTTCAACACCGCGAAAGGCGAGGTGGTCGTATCGGTCGCCCGTGTCGCCGAGCAAAGCGACGCCGAAGACGAAGACAACGGCGAGGCGGAAGAATAA
- a CDS encoding AI-2E family transporter: MDHSSERVLRERLQTGFLGIIAFGLILFMLVQARFILISLAIAIILFSLTTDAIFAICSRLKVPNWLGTMLALIGIVLGVLWVSTTVVAQINQVVQTAVVYVEQAQAALPTLTQWLGPDVQDRLLTAISNFNITGWIRSLAGQATGVLQGSVLVILFVGFMFAEQVWFPLKVERLTGDPQKALQVRRIISSIMHRVNRYLVVKTAVSGVTSVAVWLIFTLADVGLAGPIALLTFILNFIPSVGSIIATAIAAVLAFVLSGDTTVTIIIAAACSLVQFTIGNVLDPMLLGQTLRLSSFGIILSLAFWGAVWGIPGMFLAVPIMVALMIVCAHIPWLRPVAVLLSREGLPDDGSSDEDDEANPPTLAA, from the coding sequence GTGGATCATTCAAGCGAACGCGTATTGCGGGAACGACTCCAGACAGGTTTCCTGGGGATCATCGCCTTCGGGCTGATCCTCTTCATGCTGGTGCAGGCGCGCTTCATCCTGATCTCGCTGGCGATTGCCATCATCCTGTTCTCACTGACCACCGACGCTATCTTTGCCATTTGCTCGCGCCTGAAAGTGCCCAACTGGCTGGGCACGATGCTGGCTTTGATCGGCATCGTTCTGGGGGTGCTCTGGGTTTCGACCACGGTCGTTGCCCAGATCAACCAGGTCGTGCAAACTGCCGTCGTCTATGTCGAACAGGCACAGGCCGCATTGCCCACGCTCACGCAATGGCTGGGGCCGGATGTGCAGGATCGTCTGCTGACCGCGATCTCGAATTTCAATATTACCGGCTGGATCCGATCGCTTGCCGGTCAGGCAACCGGCGTCCTGCAAGGCAGCGTGCTGGTGATCCTGTTCGTGGGTTTCATGTTCGCCGAGCAGGTCTGGTTCCCCCTCAAGGTCGAACGTCTGACCGGCGATCCCCAAAAGGCTTTGCAGGTCCGGCGGATCATCTCCTCGATCATGCACAGGGTAAACCGTTACCTGGTTGTCAAGACGGCGGTCAGCGGCGTGACCTCGGTCGCGGTCTGGCTGATATTCACGCTAGCGGATGTAGGCCTCGCCGGTCCGATCGCACTGCTGACCTTCATCCTGAATTTCATTCCCTCGGTGGGCTCGATCATCGCCACGGCCATCGCGGCAGTGCTCGCATTCGTTCTCAGTGGCGATACGACCGTGACGATCATCATCGCCGCCGCCTGCTCCTTGGTGCAGTTTACCATCGGTAACGTGCTGGACCCCATGTTGCTGGGGCAGACATTGCGGCTGTCGAGCTTTGGTATCATCCTCAGCCTCGCCTTCTGGGGGGCTGTCTGGGGGATTCCCGGAATGTTCCTGGCAGTGCCGATCATGGTTGCACTGATGATCGTCTGCGCGCATATCCCTTGGCTGCGCCCGGTTGCGGTGCTGCTGTCGCGCGAAGGGCTGCCCGATGACGGCAGCAGCGATGAGGACGACGAGGCCAACCCTCCTACCCTTGCGGCCTGA
- a CDS encoding exo-alpha-sialidase, producing MSKIAYPGLSRRGFLAAGAGAWLTVAAKPLLAQATAPDPVLGFDGDDLLVASDRIRRYALTDGTPQNLSGPGIVQALATHPDRPGLVVAGLASGGVSISEDGGQTWETRATGLAEGAVDAIAIAAGNPDLLYAAVHGDGLWKSENAGGTWSLAMDRPWLEEAEHDLLTLASVDLETGMGGIWIYAGTEAGLTRVPDCFCRWQDVQPGNAMDALASGETPPAEFPLPKGEPVRALAAAPSAPGILYAALPSGLWMSADGGVVWSHLAEGSASAVAVHPGNADRLAAIMDGHLKLSRDGGANWVAIAAA from the coding sequence ATGTCAAAAATTGCCTATCCCGGATTGTCACGCCGGGGATTCCTTGCCGCTGGTGCCGGAGCCTGGCTTACGGTCGCGGCGAAACCGCTGCTCGCACAAGCCACGGCGCCTGATCCGGTCCTGGGTTTCGATGGTGACGATCTTCTCGTCGCTTCCGACCGCATCCGGCGATACGCCCTGACCGACGGTACACCGCAAAACCTGTCCGGACCTGGCATTGTCCAAGCCCTCGCCACGCATCCCGACCGCCCCGGTCTTGTCGTTGCCGGGCTTGCTTCGGGAGGCGTCAGCATCTCGGAGGATGGCGGCCAGACCTGGGAAACCCGAGCGACCGGACTGGCTGAGGGCGCGGTTGACGCCATAGCCATTGCGGCGGGGAATCCCGATCTGCTCTATGCGGCGGTGCATGGCGACGGGTTATGGAAAAGCGAAAATGCCGGGGGCACGTGGTCCCTGGCGATGGATCGCCCCTGGCTCGAAGAAGCGGAACATGATCTGCTGACGCTCGCCTCGGTCGATCTGGAGACCGGAATGGGCGGCATCTGGATCTATGCCGGAACCGAGGCCGGATTGACACGCGTGCCGGATTGTTTCTGCCGCTGGCAGGATGTTCAGCCCGGCAACGCCATGGATGCGCTTGCATCGGGCGAAACCCCGCCCGCCGAATTCCCTCTGCCCAAAGGTGAACCTGTCCGGGCCCTCGCCGCCGCCCCCTCGGCGCCGGGGATCCTGTACGCCGCCTTGCCCTCAGGCCTGTGGATGTCTGCGGATGGTGGTGTGGTCTGGTCACATCTGGCCGAGGGCTCGGCAAGCGCGGTCGCGGTTCATCCCGGGAACGCGGACCGGCTGGCCGCAATCATGGATGGACATCTGAAACTCAGCCGCGATGGCGGCGCAAACTGGGTCGCCATCGCGGCCGCATGA
- a CDS encoding DUF411 domain-containing protein, with the protein MNKSTIIATFVAVTIGGTIAFTSLGLAENDDTSKVGETSKEITIWRDPGCGCCDSYADYLETHGYSVTRVDDVNFDERSIDAGVPAQGLGCHLAEIDGYHVSGLVPADIIERLLTERPDITGITLPGMPANAPGMAPEKTGTLKTYAFGEDGVSVYADE; encoded by the coding sequence ATGAATAAATCGACAATCATTGCCACATTCGTTGCTGTCACAATCGGCGGAACCATCGCCTTTACCTCGCTTGGGCTCGCGGAAAATGACGACACATCCAAGGTGGGCGAGACCTCGAAAGAGATCACCATCTGGCGTGATCCCGGCTGCGGCTGCTGCGACAGCTATGCCGATTATCTCGAGACGCATGGCTACAGCGTGACGCGTGTCGATGACGTGAATTTCGACGAGCGTTCGATAGATGCAGGTGTGCCCGCGCAAGGGCTGGGCTGTCACCTGGCCGAAATCGACGGCTATCATGTCAGCGGGCTGGTGCCGGCGGATATCATCGAGCGGTTGCTGACCGAACGCCCCGACATCACCGGCATCACCCTGCCCGGTATGCCCGCCAATGCGCCGGGCATGGCGCCCGAGAAAACCGGCACGCTGAAAACCTATGCCTTTGGCGAGGACGGGGTCTCTGTCTATGCCGATGAGTGA
- a CDS encoding c-type cytochrome: MRPGLVAAAAAATTLFAVAAAAFVQAEDSASDAEDLTFLGASVTSEDIALGKQLYTENCASCHGADLEGQPDWKRRLPTGRMPAPPHDETGHTWHHSDQDLFTMTKQGVAALVPDYDSDMPGFEDMLTDDEIKAVLAFIKSTWPERQRAFQGKLNGEGGT, translated from the coding sequence ATGAGGCCCGGTTTGGTGGCTGCCGCCGCAGCAGCTACGACGCTGTTCGCCGTGGCTGCGGCGGCATTTGTACAAGCCGAGGATTCCGCAAGCGATGCGGAGGACCTGACCTTCCTCGGCGCATCCGTGACAAGCGAGGATATCGCGCTCGGCAAACAGCTTTACACCGAGAACTGCGCCTCCTGCCATGGTGCCGATCTGGAGGGGCAGCCCGATTGGAAGCGGCGCTTGCCCACGGGACGGATGCCCGCCCCACCCCACGATGAGACTGGTCACACATGGCATCATTCCGATCAGGACCTGTTCACGATGACCAAGCAGGGTGTCGCGGCACTCGTACCGGATTACGACAGCGACATGCCGGGGTTCGAGGACATGCTGACCGATGACGAAATCAAGGCGGTGCTGGCCTTCATCAAGAGCACCTGGCCGGAACGCCAACGGGCGTTTCAGGGCAAGCTCAATGGCGAGGGCGGAACGTGA